In Aulosira sp. FACHB-615, the genomic window TCCAGATACTAATTTGCTTATAAGAGTATCAATATCATCTAGAATTGTTTTTTCTAATGGGCTATCATAATCAAGCCATACAATTGATTTTTTATTCCATTCAATTGTTGGCAGAACTTCATAGGAAGCTCCGTACTTGATTTCTATACACCCAAAAGGTTTATTATATTCAAAACGATCTTTCGCGTGCATATCTTTTTCTATACTTATCATGTCCTCAATATGTAAGGATTTATGAAAAAGAATAAAGTCACTAAAGTAAGTTGAGCCAAAACCTACGTATCTATAACTTGTAAGTTCTCCGAACGGATTTAAGCATCGGAGAGAATCACATATCATTTTTCTTTCAACTGCTTTTGCAGGACGAAGACTGTAATTAATTTTTGAATAGCTACCAGCCATCACCCTTATCCTTCATTGTTTAAATAGTAATCAAAGGTTTTTTCACCAACGTCTTTATTCGATGAAACATTTAATAGTTCTTTAACTCGCTCAATGTCTTCAGTTGGTTTGTTATATTGTATGGTGCCACGGCTCTGACGAGGCGGAATTGCTGATTGCTCAGGAAGTTGAAAAGTGGTACTTGTATCTACTTCAAATACAGAGTGAATTGAAGTTTGCAAATACGCTCGCTCAAGTAAACTCTCAGATATCTCACCACGCTCTACACGACTCTTTTCATCTGCCATTTTTCTTAAAAATGTAAGAACGGGAACCGTTAGTTCAGATACTTCTTGTTTAATTGATTTGTAGATTGGTGAGTCGTAGTCAATCCCTGTTTTTGTTGTCGTCCAAGGTAAATAAGCAGCATCATCAGACTCGAAAAAAGCATAACCTCTAAAAAATGCAAAATCAGCATGATATTTCGGGAAACCACTTTTTGTACCCCAGCCCATTATTTCAGTTTGGTCAGCTTCAAGAACCATCCTTTCATTGCAGAATACATACCATCCGCCTTCATTTAAATTTCTATCTGATACACCAGCATACAAGCTAACCCGCACTGGCGTATCTATTTCATGGCTTCCAAAGTATTTATACTCTTTTTCAAATTTTGCCACTTTAATATTGTCAGAAGTACGAAAATTAAGGGGAGTTGGGCGCAGATCCTCATTATTTATACTGATGCTTAAGCCTTTTTTTATTTTTAATGAATATGCAATAGTTAATTCTTGCCTTAATTGCGATAGAAAATTTTCTAATCCTAAATCTTCTGACACACTCTCATGCAATTGTTCAATTAATATTCGAGTTCCGATTTCACTGGATTCGTAATCACCATCTTCTTGAACTTCTAAAAATTCAAATGTCCATTCATCTTTATTTTTCCATTCATCTACATCTTCTGAAACTACAAATTTCGAGCTAGAGGTAGTTGATTGAACTGTAAATTTTTTTCCAATCTTGAAAAAAGCTCGCTTCATCCCAATTCCAAATCTTCCAATTGATTTTGGCGTTACTGCTGCATCATTGGCTCTTCCAAACTTGAAAGCATACTCCTCTGCTTCCTTGACGGTTATTCCTCCACAATTATCTTGAATTTGAAAGTACTCTTTGTTGGCTAAAATTTTTATCCAAAGCCCTTCATAATTCTCATTGCTCTGTAAATGAGTTGCGCCATCTACTGAGTTATCAACAAGATCAATAATCGCACGAATAAGCGGTATATCTCGCACCAACATATATATGAATAAATCTTTAGTTGGTTCAGCATTAATTACCCGTGAATTATCACTCATCTGATTTGCTTCTTTATGAAATATGCTTTTTATAGCCTAGTTTAGGCATAAATTTAGCTTAAGTCTATTCCTTTCTGCCCCTAACCATAAAAATAACCTCTGGAAGTTATCGAATTTGTACATGGTACAATCGTACTCCCTTAGAGGTTATTGTTCAATCGTTTTATGAGTTGTTGAACCGAATTATTCGTCTACAATTTACTGAAATATTCGTATCTATTTATTCCACTGTCACTGATTTTGCCAGGTTACGAGGCTGGTCAACGTCTAAACCGCGACGGGCGGCGATGTGATAAGCCAATAGTTGCAGAGGTACAACTGTAAGTATTGGCGATAATAATTCATCGACTGATGAAACGGGGAGCAAGTCGTTAAATATTTCTGCTGCTTCGCCATCTTTTACAGGTGTTACACCAATTAAGCGAGAATCTCTGGCTTTGGCTTCTTGGGCGTTAGAAATTACCTTTTCATATACATTACCAGGAACCGCGATCGCCACTACCGGAACTTTCGCATCTAATAAAGCAATGGGGCCGTGTTTCATTTCCCCAGCCGGATAACCTTCGGCGTGAATATAGCTAATTTCTTTTAATTTCAAAGCCCCTTCTAAAGCAATGGGGAAGTTAATTCCTCTTCCTAAAAAGATGAAATCTTGAGTATCAGCAAATTCATGGGCTAAATGTTCGGTTAAACGTTCTTGACTTGCCAATGTTTCTTCAATTTCTTGAGGAATTTGTCGCAGTCCGTTAATAATTTGCTCGATAGTTTCTTTGGGAATTGTTTGACGACGGGCAGCTAAATCTAAAGCTAAAGCATAAAACGCCATCAATTGGGCAATAAATGTTTTTGTTGCTGCTACGCCAATTTCTATCCCAGCTAAGGTACTAATAATATTAGGAACACTATGACCAAGGCTACTTTCTGGGCGGTTGGTAATCCCTAAAAGTCGCGCTTGATATTTCGCCTCTTGACCTTGGCGGCGTTCTTTTTCCATTGCTAAAGCTGCTAAGGTATCGGCAGTTTCACCAGACTGAGTAACACCAATAATTAATGTATTTGGTGTTAGTGGTGATGGTGCATAACGATATTCCGAAGCGTAGTGTACTTGGGTGGGAATTTCTGCTAATTGTTCTAATAAGTGTTTGCCAACTAAAGCGGCGTGCCAACTTGTACCACAGGCGACGATGTGAATTTGTTCTAAATCTGCGTAGAGTGACTCAGACAAGCCGAGGTGAATAGGCGACACAGACGCATCAGTTGAATTATGAAAATATGCTTCTAAATTAGCTCTTACCACTCCTGGCTGCTCATAAATTTCTTTGAGCATGAAGTGTTTGAATCCCTGCTTTTCGACCATTGTGGGACTCAAGTTGAGCATCCGGGGTTGTTTTTTCAACCTCTCGCCAGCAAAGTTGTAAATTTCCACGCCTAATGGTGTGAGGCGGGCAATTTCCCCGTTTTCTAAGGGTAATACGGCACGGGTGTAAGCAACGATCGCCGGGGTATCGGAAGCACAGAAAAATTCACCTTGTCCAAATCCAATTACTAAAGGTGCTTGTTGACGCACTACAATTAACTCGTCGGGATAATCAGCCGAAATCACTGCGATCGCAAATCCACCTTCTAGCTGATTAGCAGCTTGACGAACTGCATCTAAAAAATTTAACTCTGGATTTTTTAATAATTCTGCAATCAGATGGGGAATTACTTCTGTATCAGTTTCCGAACGAAACTCATGTCCTTTTTGTTTTAAGTCTTCCCGTAACTCGCGGTAATTTTCCACAATGCCATTTTGAACTACCGCAATACGTAATGCTGTATCCAAATGGGGATGAGCATTGTACTCTTCTGGTTTACCATGAGTAGCCCAGCGAGTATGACCAATGCCAATTTGAGCCGGATTTTCTAGCTGTTCGAGTTTAGAACGCAGGTTATGTAGTTTTCCTTTTGCTCTAACACAATTAACTTCACCTTCCCAAATTGTGGCGATTCCCGCAGAATCGTAGCCTCTATACTCTAGTTTTTCCAGTCCAGACAGTAAAATTTCTGTTGCTGCTTGAGTGCCGATATACCCGACGATTCCACACATTGCTCACACCATTTTGGTTTTAGGATTATTAAATCCAGTATAGATGTTGGCAAAAGGGGTATATGGCTATAGGAGGAATACATTAAACTCAGGCAAAATTAAATAACTAACCCACTTAATCTCATTACAAGTCCGTTTTATACCTAACTACGAGTGCGGCTTTGTCCTGTGTGTAGTTCTAATAAATCTGGTGTAGCGAGAAAGCCAAAGTAAATAGCGATCGCAACAGTAATTTCATGAAGCCAGACATCATTCCCAAAAAGGTTTTAGAGGATGTTTGAAAAGTATTGGGCAAATAGAATTCGCTACTACACAAGCAAAGTCCACACTTCGACAACCTCAGTGACCTCCTACGTGGACTAACACAAAACCAACAAATAACAAATAATGACTCCACAAAAAACGCAAAAATGATTTTGGAGGGGGCTTGGGGGACGCAACCGTCCCCCAATCGGGGGTGTGGGGGAGAATCCCCCAAATCTTGTTCATTATCTGATAGGTAGAGCAGAAATTGAGAAATCAACTCTCATCACCTTAACTGAACCTAAGTTCTCACAAAAAAAAGGAGCAACTTGCTCCTTCTGCCACTAAGGTATGTTTATGGTTTTTGAAGTGTTTACCCTAGTAAGGTGGGCATAACCCACCCTACAGTGCTAAAAAAGCTTGCTATGGAGACACTTAATTGAAAGTCTGATGAGAAATTTTAGAATAAATTCCGCATCAATAACCTAGACCCATGCTGCGAGTTGTTTCAGCGCCCAGGTAAACCCGGATGCTCAAAAAGTCGGTGGGGCAGGCAGTTTCACAACGTTTGCAGCCTACACAGTCTTCTGTGCGGGGAGAGGAGGCAATTTGAGCAGCTTTACAGCCGTCCCAGGGCACCATCTCTAGCACGTCAGTAGGGCAGGCGCGAACACATTGAGTGCAGCCAATACAGGTATCGTAGATTTTTACGGTATGAGACATTGAAAAAAGGCTCCTTTCGAGTTCTCTTCTCTGCGAAAGAATCATAATCAAGGCATAGTTTACCGCAGTGGCTTATCCAGAGTAAGTAAAAGGCTACATAACTTCAAACAATGTAATAGGCACGTTTTAAAGTTAAAATTTGCGAAATTTCTCTGTTTCCTTATAAATCAGCTACAGAAGAGCAACGTGTTTCCCTCATTTGTTAACTACCTTCAAGACTTGGTGTAAAGATATGTAAACAAAAACGGTCAAGGGTAGGGACGCACAGATAATTTCAAACATCAAACCGGATTACCATATTACCAATCTTGATATAGTTTTTGAGCATGAAACATAATTTCCTCTTTTGGTAGGCGAATTTTAGGTGTTTGACGAGGATAGGATGTTTCTATAGCGCGTGTATCTTGCTCAACAACAGTTGTGACTGCACTCAACATTGAGCGTCTCAATAAAGGTAGCAAAATTGGGTGTTTGGGTTTGCTGAAGACCAACACAAAGGTTTTAGTGTGAGTTTCTGTTTCGGGATATAAGATATGCACCTGCAAAATTTCTCCTAGTAAAAAAGAGGTGCGAAAAGTTATCAGTGTGGGAAACGCATATTCTAAAATGCCAGTGTAGGTTTTAGGTGCGGTCAAAACAACAGGATTGCGGATGATATCATTCCAGGTGCTATCTTCACGCTCTAGTTCTTGGACAACTTTCACCCAATATCCTTCATGTTCAAACACCGGCACGCGATTAGCTTTAATACCAAATAAGTCGCGGTGTGTGCCGCTTTGATGGTTGTAGTCATAGTTAATTAACAAGTTATCTAAAAAAGTCCCACGGATGCTTTTTTCCCCAGCTACACCGACAAAACTCATACCTGCACTCACTTTTGGGATGAGGTCTGGGATGGGAATTTTTGGAACATGACCAGCATAAGTCCAAATACAGTCATCTTTGATGATTAATTCTAGGGGTGTGAGCAGTGGTTGACCAGACTGATGCAACCTTCCTTGTGCATCAAATTCTAAGGCATGAAAGGGACAGGCAATTGTACTCCGTTCTGGGCAAATCCAGCCATCAGATAAAGGTGCTTGCAGATGGGGACAAACGTTATCTAGGGCGAAAATTTCACCTTGCTGATTTTGCCAGAGGACATAATCTTGACCATTCAGCGCCACTTTATAAGGCTTGTTAATGCCCAGCATGGAACGGTGGGCAATTAACCACGGTGCGCCAGGGAGAATGACTGCCATAAAAGCCTCCTAGTTAAAGTTATGTGAGACTATAGCGATCGCTATAATCTCCCAAGGTTTAAAGTAAATTGTGACGAAACTTTCATATTTGTATTCAAAATACGACAGATTATTCATGTTTGTCAAGAACTATGGCTATGAGTAAACCTGATCTGATGCGCCGTCAACCCAAGCAAAAGCGGAGTCAGCAAAGGGTTGAAAAAATTCTCAAAGCAGCAGCCGAAGTTTTTGCCGAGGTGGGTTATGAAGCTGCAACTACTCATCAAATTGCGGCGAAAGCAGAAACAGCCATTGGTTCGCTGTATCAGTTTTTTCCCGATAAACTCGCCATATTTCATGCACTCGAAGCTATGCACATGGAACGGGTGACAGCAATTTTGAGCAAAATTATGCAGTCAAACGACAAGCATCAGACATTATCTGAGTTTATTGAGTTTACAGTGGATATCCACGCCCAATATTTTGCAGATCCCATCCCTCGCGTTGTCTATATTCAATATTTTGTCGCACCAGAATTATTTAAATTATTTGACGAAACCTTTGATAAGCAACTAATTCAACAATTCGCCGCCTTTTTTCGCCAGTGGAACCCAGACTTAACTTTAGAAAAAAGTGAACTCTTATCTGAAACGGTGCATCGAACTTATAACGCTTTACTGTTGAATGCGCTGAAACAGGATGAGAGTAAACGTCAAGCCCTTTATGCTGAACTCAAAACATTGTTAATTGCATATTTAACACCATACACTCTGCCACAGCAAGTAATGAAAGTAATGATATGTCCTTATTGTCAGTCATCCCGCTTATCGAAAAATGGGCATCGTCACGGAAAGCAACGCTATCTCTGTAAAGATTGTGGTAAGCAGTTTTTGGAAAGGTTGAGTTTGTAGTTAGGAAGTTGTTTGTGGAGATGGGGTGTATGGGTGTGGGGACAAGGGAATATCTTGCACCTAGTCCCGACGAATGGAATTTAGAAAGTCTATTAAAAATAAAGTGGATTAATGGAAATTATTTTTAATCGTCCTAGCGAAGTGTATTTAGAAAACAAGAGAGGGTTAGAGACTATTGATACTAATCAATTATTTTTGTTAGTGAACAAATCTGTAGAGCCAACAGCAGACATTATTAAGAAGCTTTATCAAAAAAAAATATGGCAAAAGGATGTATATAATCAAAGTATTAACATCTCTAAAAATATGATTTTTATTTTTCAATTATTAGGTCATCCTTGGAGTATAATATTTCTAGATTTTTCTGGTGTTTTAATTAAGGAAGAAGATGCACAAATAATCTCTCAGAGCTTACAAACCAATGCAATTTATTATAGAGGTAGTGATACTAGCAGTACGGCAAAATACCTACTATATAGTAAAGGTATTATGATAGAAAAATATATTTTTGAGAATGGAGTGATAGCAGAATTTCAATCACTTGAGAGAAACCTTGATGTAAATAATATTTCTAGAGGTACTATTGTAGATAGATTAGTTACAGAAAGAGATGCCTACATACCTAGTATTTATTGGGATTATTCACCAAATGAAGAAATAAATTTTTGCGGACGAAATGTTTTAAAATTTACAAATCTTTTTCCAGAAGATATTATTCGTATGGACTGCTTATCCTAATTTTAGTTCAGTCGATTAGTGCAAGATGTGAAGAAGGGGTTGTTTAATTTGATAAATAAGCTGGTAGGGTAATTGTAAATGTACTGCCTTCACCTAAACGCGATCGCACTGTTACATGACCATTCATACCTTCGACTAGGGTTTTAACTATTGATAGTCCTAAACCACAGCCACCGGTGGAACTGCTGCGGGCTTCATCGATGCGGTAAAATCGCTCAAAAATCCTGGACTGATGTTGTAAAGGAATACCATAGCCTTGGTCGCAAACTTCGATAATGGCTTGGTCGGCTTGTTGATAAAACTTGATAGTTACAGGGGTTTCTGGTGCAGAATATTTAAAAGCGTTATCAACTAAATTAATTAAAACTTGTTTGAGGCGGTTGTAGTCGGCTTTAGCGGCGATTGCTGGGTTAGTTGATTCAATGGTAATCTGGCGATCGCTATAAGTTTTCGCCATCACCACAACTTCGGTAATTAAGTCATTTAATGAGCAACTTTCGAGGCGAAATAGCAAATTACCACTATCCGCCCTGGCTAAATCAAGTAAATCTTGTAATAGTCGAATGGTGCGTTCGGCTTCGGCGGCGGCGGTGGCTAAAGCTTCTTGCTGCACTTCGGTTAAATTATGCTGTCGTCGCAACACACTTTGTAAGTAACCATGTACGATGGTCAGGGGTGTGCGTAATTCGTGAGATACATTACTGACAAATTGTCGCTCTTGTTCCCAAGATTGGAACAGCCGCGATAACATCATGTTGTAGGTTTGAGTTAATTCTCGAACTTCGCTAGGGGCATTTTCTAAATAAATTTGTGCTTGTCCTAAGTCTGCAAGGGAAATAACTTCTGTCATTTGACTTAACTGACGTAGGGGTTGCAGGGAACGTTTAATGTAAAATGCGATCGCAACAGAAATAATTGTAATAGTGATAATACTGCCAATTCCCAAACTCTGCACAATCACTAAAAACATGCTTTGTTCTTGGGTAACATCCTGCACAACAAATAAAGTTCCCACAGTCTGATTTTGTAATCTCAAACTACTCCCACACATCACAAAGTAGCTTTTACCCATTTCTTGAGCTATGGGTTTCATGGATGTCTGAGTTAAATTCATCAACTCAGCTACTTTTTTTGGTGGTAATTTATTTAAATTATCTGACTGGGCTATTATCTGATTTTTAGGATTTTTCACCCATAAATATGTATTTGTAGTACTTAAATTATTAATTGCACTTTGCAGCCCATTCTCTTCAGGTATTATTTCTGTATAAAGCTCTACATAATAAGGCAAATGTTGAGTAATTTGTTGAATATTATTTTTATAACTATTAATTAAAAATTGCTGCATTTTCCAGCTTGTCCAGATAGCTAGGCTACCTAATCCTAAAGCCGAAACCGCAGCAATGCCAATTGTCAGTCGAACACGTAATGAAAAAGGATCAATTATCCGAAAGATTTTCTGAATTTGGTTCACTTCGGTGCTTGAGGGTTGGGTGTTAGACAAGTTTTATTCACATAATCGCACTGATAAATATAAGGTTCCTGCCAACTCAAGGGAATTTCTAATAAGTCTCTTGTACCTGTTAATCCTTGTCCAATAAACAGTAAAAGAGCAACACAGTTTAATATTGTATGAATTACCCGCCAGCGATGGGACTTATAAATATCTTGCACAATTGCTAAGGAAAAAACCATCAGTAGAGATGCAGCAATGCCAATGTAGTAGTGTGACCAATACCATTCATTAGTCCGCCGATAAACTCCATCTTGACAGCCGAGAACTACTAAACCAATACCTGTTAAGGTAGCAAAAATCGCTCGCCATGATTTATTTTTGGCTTGATAAATCAGTACTAAAGAAGCAATCGTCGCCAAAAACATTAATATGATAAAAATTACTTGGAAATTAGCAGTATTCCACAATTGCTTTTTGATAATGTTTTTACCAATGGGATATGCTAAACCGACTAATGTTAAGCCAACAACAGCACTGGTTAGCCAATCACCCAATTGTTTATGCTCTTTACCAACGACTGGCGGAATTTTACTCTTACCTTCGGCTAAATTTTGTAACCGCCGTTGACGAGTTTGCCAAGCAAAGTTAACAACATTGCCAATTAACGGAAAGACAAAAATAACTGCGATCGCTGGATGTAAAAGCCCAAGAAAATCTGCTGTTTCCATAAATCTTTTGTATTATAACTATTTTGAATTTGCAATGTGTTTAGTATTTAAAATTAAAAATTTTACCAAAAAAATACTAAATATTACAATCTGAAATATTCAAATATCAACCCATACAGTTAATTATGGGTTGAAATACTGTTTAACCACCCAGACTAGCATAACCAAAAGTAGCATTAAATTTACGACACCAAACCGCTACTGATCTATATCCAGACAAATTAAGATTTCCCGGTAAAGCATAGCTTTGGCTACCACTAAATTTTCTTAAGCGACCAACTAAAACGTAATCTTTAGCTCTTAAACCATAGATTTTGGGCGCAGCAGAACGATGTAAAATTACGTACACATCAGGGCCGCTACTGGTTTTAAAATTCTGGCTAAATTGTAAATATCTGGTTCTGTTTCTGGTCACAATGCTAACTCTTCCGCGAGTTGCATGTTCGCCATTGCGGAAATTAGCAGACTGACCTACAGCCGCAGCTAATTGATTAATTGAAGTTTGAGCAACAGGTGTAGAAGTTGATGCCTGATATGCGGTCACTTCTGAAATAGAACCTAAACTAACAGTTGCAATCATCCCCAGGATAGCTAAACTCTGAAATTTCATAGTGTTTACATCCTCAATTACTGCTATATGAGAAGAATTTATAGCCGTCTTTGATGATGAATATTAAATTACGCTGAGAATTAGCTAAAAATTTGGTTCAGCCATTTTTATCAGAATTTAATTCTAGTTAATTTTACACTTAATTTTTAGCGAAAAAAGCTAACAAGATGATTTTTGTCCCGAATAATTGAACATAACTCTTGTGAATAGACTATATAATATTTCCATTCAAGTCAGTCAGATTTTTTAGTTATTTAGGAGATTAATCAAGTGCAGAAACCTGAACTTGCCAGAGTTAATCTTTTGAATCGAGGAGAGAAAAATAACGATGATTTAATTACACAAAGAGTTATTCTATTTCGCTTAGTGGCGTTCATACTTTTGAGCATTGTGATTTTATCTGGCTTGCTGGTAGCAGGTTGGTTTGCAGGTGAAATGACAATTAATCAGTTTTTTGCTCAAATTCACACTTGGCAAATGCAGCCGCCAATGTGGTTAGAAGCGCCAATGGTACATAATAAATATTTACTTTCGCTCACATTAGCGTTGCTAGTCACAATGTTTGCGGTGATGAAACTGTCACCCCAACCGCGTGTTTGGTCACAAAGGTTAGTCGTTGGCATATTAATTATTTTGACTGTACGTTATTTATTATGGCGATCGCTCTCTACCTTTAACTTGGCCGACCCCTTAAATGGCACAATTAGTTTAGGCTTATTCGTTCTAGAAATTGTGATCATTTCTAGCGGCTTGATTGAACTATTTTTAATGTTAAATATTAAAGAACGTCACCGGGAAGCCGATGAAAAATCCATCGAGGTGATTAATGGTGAGTTTACGCCATCTGTAGATATTTTGATTCCTACATATAACGAGCCAGAGTTTATTGTGCGGCGTACGATTATGGGTTGTCAAGCCCTAGATTATCCCGAAAAAAACATCTATCTTTTGGATGATAATCGGCGTACAGAAATGCGAGAATTAGCCGCCGAACTGGGATGTTACTACATCAGCCGCCCAAATAACCAACATGCCAAAGCCGGCAACTTAAATAATGCCCTGACGCAAACTAGTAGTGAATTAATCGCTGTTTTTGATGCCGATTTTGTGCCTACCACTAACTTTCTCTTGCGGACTGTGGGTTTTTTTCAAGATGAAACCATAGCCATAGTGCAAACACCACAAAGTTTTTATAATGCTGACCCCATCGCCCGAAATCTTGGTTTAGAAAATATTCTCACCCCTGATGAAGAAATTTTTCATCGCCATGTCCAATCAGTCCGAGATAATGTTGAAAGTGCAATTTGCGCGGGTACTTCTTTTGTAATGCGTCGTGCTGCATTAGAAAAAACTGGAGGATTTGTTACCGAATCTTTATCCGAAGATTATTTTACAGGCGTTAATTTAGCTGCTTATGGCTATCGCATTATTTATTTAAATGAATTACTCAGTGCAGGTTTAGCCGCAGAAAACATCGCTGCTTATGCAACTCAACGTTTGCGCTGGGCGCAAGGTACACTCCAAGGGCTGTTTATTCAATCTAATCCGTTGATTCTGCCTGGATTGACTTTAACTCAAAGATTAGCTCATTTAGGAGGGTTTTTGAGTTGGTTTGCCAATGTCGCCCGAATTTCTTTTTTGTTAATGCCTTTGGCTTATTCATTTTTAGGTGTAATTCCCATTCGGGCAAACTTACCAGAATTAATTTATTTTTGGTTGCCTCTTTATGTAGTCAATTTAGCGGTATTTGCTTGGTTAAATAAATATTCGCGTTCGGCGTTTTTATCTGATATTTATTTTTTGGTGTTATGTTTTCCGGTGGCTTGGACAGTTATTCAATCTTTGTTGCGTCCCTTTGGCACAGGATTTAAAGTTACACCTAAAGGACTAAGTAGCGATCGCTATACTTTTAACTGGAAATTAGCCTTACCTTTAATCATACTATTTATCGGTACAGCTATTAGTTTGTGGCAGAATCTCTGTATGAGCGTACTCAAACAAATGATAGCCACCCAAGTGCCTGCAATGGCTGAACAAACTGTGGGTGTGGGTGTGGGTTGGTTGTGGAGTATCTATAACTTAATCATGATTGGTTCAGCGATTTTAGTTTTTTTAGATGCACCCAAGACAGATAAATTTGAATGGTTTGATTTACGGCGAGTCGTAGAGTTAAAAATTGGTAGTGAAAGTTTTTGGGGTGTCACCACAATGATGTCAGAAATTGGTGCAGAGATAGCACTGACTCAGCAACCACCCATCGATTTATTAGTTGGTCAAACAGTCAAAATCAAAATCGCTGAAGAAAACTTACAGCTAAAAGCAGAAGTTGTCCATCAAGGATTTGCTAATGAGTTTCCGATTATTCGCCTCCAGTTTGAATCAGTCACTATTAGTCAACATCGTCATTTAGTAGAAATATTATTTTGTCGCCCTGGACAATGGAAGCGGCAAAATGCACCAGGAGAGTTAATTTCTCTCTGGTTAGTATTGAGAATATTGCTCAAACCCCGCTTTATTTTTAATCGCAAAATTGATGTTAGTCCGATGGTTGTGGCTAAGGTTTAAGAGGTTGTTTGAAAACTATAGTAATCCGGTTTGATTTCTGAATTTATTTGTGTAGGTAGGGAATAGGGAATGGGGAGTCGGGAGTAGGAAAGAAGCCCTGATCTGAGTGTACTGATTTTTTTCCCAAATCAAATATGAGTCCTATATTTGGTTAAGTAAGTCGGTTGGAAAAAACATAACTATATTAAGAAAAGTAAATTAAACTAAAACTCTCTTTCCTCCTGCCTTTTCCCAACTACAAATATTTACGTCGCTCTACTTATGATGGTCAGCACTTCTAGATTCCCCCTCATCCCTCTTTAGTTTGGTGTTGGGTAGCGGTACAATCTACAATTGCGCCACCACCCAACCTACTTTTTTTGAGATGTTACGTGGTGTGCAACTTTCTCTCAAACCTAACCCCCAACCCCTTCCCTACAAGGGAAGGGGGGCAAGATTCAAAGCCTCTCCCCGAAGCGGAGAGAGGTTTGGAGAGGGGTTTCAAAAATAAGTTGCACATCGCGTGATGTTATTCCCCAGTAATGGAAAGTCCATCAACCCAAACTCTCGGAGAAACACCGCCTGGGGTTAATTCGACTTCTTTTTCTAGGTAAACAATTGACTTGAGAACTTCTAAGAAATCACCAGCAACAGTGGCTGATTCTATACTTGTCTTCTCGCCTTTGTTAATTAACCAACCATCAAAAGGTAAAGAAAAGGAACCTTGTAAAGCTTTCACCCCAGCGTGCAGAGCATGTAAATCATCAATTAAAATGACATTTTCCGCAGTTGCTAAACTAAATTCTTGCTCAGGAGTTGCAGCAGCAAAGATATGATAGAAGTTA contains:
- a CDS encoding DUF4079 domain-containing protein, which gives rise to METADFLGLLHPAIAVIFVFPLIGNVVNFAWQTRQRRLQNLAEGKSKIPPVVGKEHKQLGDWLTSAVVGLTLVGLAYPIGKNIIKKQLWNTANFQVIFIILMFLATIASLVLIYQAKNKSWRAIFATLTGIGLVVLGCQDGVYRRTNEWYWSHYYIGIAASLLMVFSLAIVQDIYKSHRWRVIHTILNCVALLLFIGQGLTGTRDLLEIPLSWQEPYIYQCDYVNKTCLTPNPQAPK
- a CDS encoding DM13 domain-containing protein — protein: MKFQSLAILGMIATVSLGSISEVTAYQASTSTPVAQTSINQLAAAVGQSANFRNGEHATRGRVSIVTRNRTRYLQFSQNFKTSSGPDVYVILHRSAAPKIYGLRAKDYVLVGRLRKFSGSQSYALPGNLNLSGYRSVAVWCRKFNATFGYASLGG
- a CDS encoding glycosyltransferase — translated: MQKPELARVNLLNRGEKNNDDLITQRVILFRLVAFILLSIVILSGLLVAGWFAGEMTINQFFAQIHTWQMQPPMWLEAPMVHNKYLLSLTLALLVTMFAVMKLSPQPRVWSQRLVVGILIILTVRYLLWRSLSTFNLADPLNGTISLGLFVLEIVIISSGLIELFLMLNIKERHREADEKSIEVINGEFTPSVDILIPTYNEPEFIVRRTIMGCQALDYPEKNIYLLDDNRRTEMRELAAELGCYYISRPNNQHAKAGNLNNALTQTSSELIAVFDADFVPTTNFLLRTVGFFQDETIAIVQTPQSFYNADPIARNLGLENILTPDEEIFHRHVQSVRDNVESAICAGTSFVMRRAALEKTGGFVTESLSEDYFTGVNLAAYGYRIIYLNELLSAGLAAENIAAYATQRLRWAQGTLQGLFIQSNPLILPGLTLTQRLAHLGGFLSWFANVARISFLLMPLAYSFLGVIPIRANLPELIYFWLPLYVVNLAVFAWLNKYSRSAFLSDIYFLVLCFPVAWTVIQSLLRPFGTGFKVTPKGLSSDRYTFNWKLALPLIILFIGTAISLWQNLCMSVLKQMIATQVPAMAEQTVGVGVGWLWSIYNLIMIGSAILVFLDAPKTDKFEWFDLRRVVELKIGSESFWGVTTMMSEIGAEIALTQQPPIDLLVGQTVKIKIAEENLQLKAEVVHQGFANEFPIIRLQFESVTISQHRHLVEILFCRPGQWKRQNAPGELISLWLVLRILLKPRFIFNRKIDVSPMVVAKV